In one Shewanella loihica PV-4 genomic region, the following are encoded:
- a CDS encoding Mu transposase C-terminal domain-containing protein — MFRINDVLEFDQERFRILRRLGDAFVWISIDSPSHFPALIDLDTLTEAIHNGALRRVDDPYTDLILSSPPDGSVAQVKRDQNYELIGPIIESDDFFLPKVRAKAIEDVMSNNKTTKQTLYRLIRQYWKRGQIPNALLPDYKNSGAKGKKRIPGEKKLGRPRKYEPGTGVNVDELIEKLFRIAIQKYLLTDKGYSFPYAHRRFKDMYEAYFPDIPEEEIPTNWQMKHFYQREYSQVEKIKSRVNRNKYNKDIRPLTGTANLHALGPGSRFEIDATIADIYVVSDANRSWIVGRPVVYIVIDVFSRLVVGFYIGFENPSYVAAIQAIKSAMTDKVELCHQFGLDIEAEDWPAIGLPDCILADRGELLGYQIENLEKSFSIRIENTPPFRGDAKGIVEQNFNVLQADYTPFAPGVVTGNTVRKHGGKDYRLDAKLSISDFKEIIISSIIYHNKYHVLKKYDRSADMPVDLPNVPLELWNWGVKNRTGRLRAASEASIRLSLLPRENATVSTLGICVFGVYYTCQEMIAEGWMHRAKEVSRPEKVVVAYDPDSAYEIYLFPYTNSAEHWICKLSERSREFVNCSFWEVWQRQEQLKVTAANSRIRASKHKREHERRVIDKIQQAEKLSPDVSALTKAERIAAIRPNRKAELQDEREARKPRVPENPEGTAEVIPLPNVVQENYDYPSYVDELFDDEDGNE, encoded by the coding sequence ATGTTTCGAATCAATGATGTATTGGAGTTTGATCAGGAACGTTTTCGAATTCTACGTCGATTGGGAGATGCGTTTGTTTGGATATCAATCGACAGTCCTAGTCATTTCCCCGCGCTAATTGATTTAGATACGTTAACTGAAGCCATTCATAATGGGGCTTTGCGTAGGGTTGATGATCCATATACGGATTTAATACTGTCATCGCCACCCGACGGCAGCGTAGCCCAAGTGAAAAGGGATCAAAATTACGAGCTGATTGGCCCAATCATTGAGAGCGATGATTTTTTCCTTCCTAAGGTCAGAGCTAAAGCCATCGAAGATGTGATGTCTAACAATAAGACAACTAAGCAAACGTTGTATCGGCTTATTCGACAGTATTGGAAAAGAGGCCAGATCCCTAACGCATTACTCCCCGACTATAAAAACTCTGGCGCGAAGGGCAAAAAGCGAATTCCAGGAGAGAAAAAGCTCGGTCGTCCTCGGAAGTATGAACCTGGGACTGGCGTCAATGTTGATGAACTCATTGAAAAATTGTTCAGGATAGCCATTCAAAAATATCTTCTTACCGACAAGGGCTACTCATTTCCTTATGCCCACAGGCGCTTTAAGGATATGTATGAGGCTTACTTTCCTGATATTCCAGAAGAGGAAATTCCGACGAACTGGCAGATGAAGCATTTCTATCAGCGTGAATATTCTCAAGTTGAAAAAATTAAAAGCCGAGTCAATCGAAACAAGTACAACAAAGACATTCGTCCGTTGACAGGCACTGCAAATTTGCATGCATTAGGTCCTGGCTCTCGTTTTGAAATTGACGCGACCATCGCTGATATTTATGTGGTCTCTGATGCAAATCGAAGCTGGATTGTTGGACGACCAGTTGTCTACATTGTCATTGATGTTTTCAGCCGACTTGTCGTTGGGTTCTACATCGGCTTTGAAAACCCATCTTACGTAGCTGCAATCCAGGCCATAAAGTCGGCTATGACTGACAAAGTAGAACTTTGTCATCAGTTTGGATTGGATATTGAAGCGGAAGATTGGCCAGCAATTGGCTTACCGGATTGTATTCTAGCTGATCGGGGAGAACTGCTCGGGTACCAGATAGAAAATCTTGAAAAAAGCTTCTCTATTCGAATTGAAAATACGCCGCCATTTCGTGGTGATGCCAAAGGCATTGTTGAGCAGAACTTTAATGTCTTGCAGGCTGATTATACTCCCTTTGCCCCTGGCGTTGTGACAGGTAACACCGTAAGAAAACATGGGGGTAAGGACTATCGTCTTGATGCCAAGCTGTCTATATCTGATTTTAAAGAAATCATAATTTCTTCAATTATTTATCATAATAAATATCATGTGTTGAAAAAGTATGATCGGTCTGCCGATATGCCAGTGGATCTTCCCAATGTTCCATTAGAATTGTGGAACTGGGGAGTGAAGAATCGTACTGGACGTTTGCGCGCCGCTTCAGAAGCGTCAATCAGGTTGAGTTTACTCCCGAGAGAAAACGCTACTGTTTCAACGTTAGGAATTTGTGTTTTCGGTGTTTATTACACTTGTCAGGAGATGATTGCAGAAGGTTGGATGCACAGAGCAAAGGAAGTTTCTCGACCTGAAAAAGTGGTTGTTGCCTATGATCCTGATTCTGCGTACGAAATTTATTTATTTCCTTATACCAATAGTGCTGAACATTGGATTTGTAAACTTTCAGAACGTTCTAGAGAGTTTGTAAATTGTTCCTTTTGGGAAGTGTGGCAGCGCCAAGAGCAGTTGAAGGTTACTGCGGCTAACAGTCGCATTAGAGCTAGCAAGCATAAAAGAGAGCATGAACGTCGAGTCATAGACAAAATTCAACAGGCAGAAAAATTGAGTCCTGATGTATCGGCTCTGACCAAGGCTGAACGGATAGCTGCAATTAGGCCCAATCGCAAAGCAGAACTTCAAGATGAGCGGGAAGCGCGAAAACCTCGTGTCCCTGAGAATCCTGAAGGAACGGCAGAGGTCATCCCTTTGCCTAATGTTGTTCAGGAAAACTACGATTACCCTAGTTATGTTGATGAGTTATTTGATGACGAGGATGGTAACGAATGA
- a CDS encoding heteromeric transposase endonuclease subunit TnsA, with the protein MAKSKYAPSEAKYNRWIKEGRGQGDGANYLPWLTVRDVPSDGRSHRVFGHKCQRTHQLLSDVELAVFLSLEWKADVVDIREQFPLEREDTLIIASENGIRHPSDSGVQLYMSSDFLVDSLDPQCPRYVIQAKRSEALKDPRIFEKLEIERRFWKMKQIPWFLVTEHDVSPTLVQNISWIYPLEKDDIEDEFLVDKTAYYSEVFYRNERKFVTDICKDIDRTYNLPDGSSIYEIRQLLANRCFYFDMSQPFHQLIGKDLVAENMGNLIGARHVSNQ; encoded by the coding sequence ATGGCAAAAAGCAAATATGCACCCTCTGAAGCCAAGTATAATCGTTGGATTAAAGAGGGCCGAGGTCAAGGTGATGGAGCCAATTACCTGCCTTGGCTTACCGTTAGAGATGTGCCTTCTGATGGCCGTTCTCATCGAGTCTTTGGCCATAAATGTCAACGTACTCATCAGTTACTTTCTGATGTTGAGTTAGCTGTTTTCTTGTCTCTTGAGTGGAAGGCGGATGTTGTCGATATTCGGGAGCAGTTTCCGCTTGAACGAGAGGATACACTGATAATTGCCTCTGAAAATGGTATTCGTCATCCATCAGATAGCGGCGTACAGCTATATATGTCGTCAGATTTTCTGGTTGATTCTCTTGACCCTCAATGTCCTAGATATGTCATTCAAGCTAAGCGATCGGAAGCTTTAAAAGATCCTCGTATTTTCGAAAAGTTAGAAATTGAACGGCGATTCTGGAAAATGAAACAAATACCTTGGTTTCTGGTGACTGAGCATGATGTTTCTCCGACCCTTGTGCAGAATATTAGCTGGATCTATCCCTTAGAAAAGGATGACATAGAAGATGAGTTTTTAGTTGATAAAACAGCTTATTACAGTGAAGTGTTTTACCGTAATGAGAGGAAATTCGTAACCGATATTTGTAAGGATATTGACCGTACATATAACCTACCAGATGGTTCTTCTATCTATGAAATTAGGCAGTTACTCGCAAATCGTTGCTTTTATTTTGATATGTCTCAGCCATTTCACCAACTCATAGGTAAAGATCTTGTGGCCGAAAATATGGGGAACTTAATCGGAGCTCGTCATGTTTCGAATCAATGA
- a CDS encoding IS3-like element ISSlo2 family transposase (programmed frameshift): MKNTRPTFSAEFKLEAAQLVTKQGYSVTEAASAMGVSNSAMRKWVNQLRQEQQGVSPKGAPLTPEQQRIRELEKKIRRIEEENTILKKGYGSLDVRLTEQFSLVEKLRKSHSVKRICSVFGIHRSSYKYWRGRPTTIDSKQVKLHSLVREAYEASNGSAGARTLTDMVTTAGVRLTRYRATGLMKKLGLVSCQVPQHRYKKADKEHVAIPNLLDRQFAVTAPNQVWCGDVTYVWTGKRWAYLAVVLDLFARKPVGWAMSFSPDSALTSKALAMAFEARGRPKDLMFHSDQGSHYTSRRFRQQLWRYQIKQSMSRRGNCWDNSPMERFFRSLKTEWIPMTGYRDIGEAKSEISRYVTGYYSQLRPHQYNGGLTPNESERRYWLEYKTVANFS; encoded by the exons ATGAAGAACACAAGACCGACATTCAGTGCAGAGTTCAAGTTAGAAGCTGCACAACTGGTAACGAAACAGGGCTACAGCGTTACTGAGGCAGCAAGCGCGATGGGCGTAAGTAATTCAGCCATGCGAAAGTGGGTTAACCAGCTTCGACAGGAGCAGCAAGGCGTATCACCCAAAGGCGCACCGCTCACCCCCGAACAACAGCGGATCCGCGAGCTGGAGAAGAAAATCCGCCGCATTGAAGAAGAGAACACCATTTTGA AAAAAGGCTACGGCTCTCTTGATGTCAGACTCACTGAACAGTTCTCGTTAGTCGAGAAACTCAGGAAGAGCCATAGCGTAAAGCGGATTTGTTCAGTATTTGGTATTCACCGCAGCAGTTACAAGTATTGGCGAGGCAGACCTACCACCATTGACTCGAAACAGGTAAAACTGCACAGCTTGGTGCGGGAGGCTTATGAAGCCAGCAATGGGTCAGCGGGTGCCAGAACCCTGACTGATATGGTAACGACTGCTGGCGTGAGGTTGACGCGCTATCGTGCCACAGGGCTGATGAAGAAGCTGGGGCTAGTGAGCTGCCAGGTGCCGCAACATCGCTACAAAAAGGCAGACAAGGAGCATGTCGCCATCCCTAACCTCCTTGACCGCCAGTTTGCTGTGACGGCTCCCAATCAAGTGTGGTGTGGCGATGTGACCTATGTGTGGACAGGCAAACGATGGGCTTACCTTGCCGTTGTTCTGGACTTGTTTGCACGGAAACCGGTGGGGTGGGCGATGTCATTTTCGCCCGATAGTGCGCTAACAAGCAAGGCACTAGCCATGGCCTTTGAGGCGCGAGGAAGGCCGAAAGACCTAATGTTCCATAGTGACCAAGGAAGCCACTATACCAGCCGCCGCTTCCGCCAACAGCTCTGGCGTTATCAGATTAAGCAGAGCATGAGTCGACGAGGAAACTGCTGGGACAACAGCCCGATGGAGCGCTTCTTTAGAAGCTTAAAAACAGAATGGATACCGATGACCGGCTATCGGGATATCGGTGAGGCTAAGAGTGAAATTTCGCGATATGTGACGGGGTATTACAGTCAGCTAAGACCACATCAATATAACGGTGGGCTGACACCCAATGAGTCAGAGCGAAGATACTGGCTTGAATACAAAACCGTGGCCAATTTTAGTTGA